ACGGCGGGCCATTGCCCAGCTGCTCCACAAAGTGGTTGACCGATATCAGATTGATCTGGTAGTGGCCAATGGTGAAAATGTGGCCGGTGGCATCGGCATTACTCCGGTGCTGGCGGACCAACTGCTGGGGCAAGGCATTGATATCCTGACCAGCGGTAATCATCTCTGGAAGCATAAAGAAATACTCCCGTATCTGGCCGCCAATAACCGACTGTTGCGGCCGGCCAATTATCCTCCGGGAACCCCGGGAGAGGGATTAACCGTCGTCGAAACCGCCGCGGGAGAACCGGCGGCCATCATCAATCTGGAAGGCCGGGTCTTTATGAGCGCCCTGGATTGCCCCTTTCGCTGCGCGGACCAGGTGCTGGCCACTCTCCCCCCACAGGTCCGGGTTATTCTGGTGGATATGCATGCCGAAGCCACCAGCGAAAAGCAGGCCTTGGGATGGTATCTGGATGGCCGGGTCAGTGCCGTAATCGGCACTCATACCCACGTCCAGACCGCGGATGAGCGTATTTTACCACGAGGCACCGGATACCTCACTGATGCGGGTTTTACCGGTTCCTGCGATTCGGTGATCGGCATGAAGAGAGAAGTTATTATCGAACGCTTCTTGACTCAACGCCCCCAACAATTTAAAGTAGCCACTCAAAATATTCAGTTACAGGGGGTGGTTTTAACCATCAGTCCCGAGGGGCGATGCCTTGATTTGACCAGGATTCAGTTACCCCTGGACTGATAAATATTTTAAAGGGAATCGCCGGAGTAATTAAAATGAAAAAACCCTTGATTGTTTGGCTTCTGATCACTGCCCTGGTCATTATGAGCTGTGCCACCTATCAGCCCCGGGTGACTCCGTTTAAGTTGCCCCAGGCTTACCCCAACGTGCAGCAAATTAATGGTACCTTTGTCGCCGCCCGGGCCTGGAATCAGGAGGAAGAAGCCCGGGCCGCCTTTGGCTTCAACATCATTAAGGCCGGGCTGTTGCCGGTGCAAGTGGTTTTTGACAACCAGGGTACCCAAACTTTGCAGATCAATCCTGGCCAGACTTTTTTAGTTAATAATTATAATGAATTATTCCCGGTACTGGAGGACCAGATTGCTTATGATCGGGTCAGCCAGGCTACTGACTTCCCGGAAGCGGTACGCGGTTTTACCAAAGGGGCATTATTAGGTGGGGCTGCTGGCGCTCTCATCGGCGCGGCTGTTGGTGTGGTGGCCGGACGTGAGGCGGGAGAATACGCCATGCGCGGGGCAGTGGCCGGGGCCGCTTCTGGCGCGGTCCTGGGAGCCGGGGCCGGGGGCAGCTCAGAACTAGGCCGCACCATAACCGAGGACCTTTATAACCGTACCCTTTCCAACAACCCTATCAAGCCGCAGGAAGTGGCCCAAGGCATTATCCTGTTTCCGGCCGAAGCCGGCCGTCCGGAGATCCTGAGATTGCAACTGAAAGAAAAAGAGACCGAGAAAACCTATAATCTCAACCTGATCCTTTAACCTTGACTATTGGGGGGTCGGTCCGCTAACTGTGAGATGACATGCCATTTACGCAAGTTATTGATATGACGCGGCTGAAAGAGGATTTTATCAAAGAGAACATGAAATTAATCCCCCCGGAATTCCAGCCCTATGCCGATGCCTGGAAAGTTTCCGCGGCCCATTTTGTGGATCTGTTTTTGGAGTATCTGGATCGACAGGGACTGGAAATTTCCTTTAAACAGCGCCTCTGAGGCGAATTACCGCGTTTTACCGGGGCTCGGTGCTAAGGCCAATTTCAGGTCGGCGCCGTTAGTAGCTCTGAATAAAGGGAAATTTTTGTAATTTTGTTCACTAAACGGAAACCCGCAGGGGGAGACGATTAAGCATGAAAATACACGAATATCAGGCCAAACAGCTGCTTCAAGAGTTCAACGTTCCCATCCCCCAGGGTGGGGTGGCGGCGGATCCCCACGAGGCCTATCAGGTTGCCGAAGCCATCGGGGGCATGACTTATGTGGTCAAAGCCCAGATCCATGCCGGCGGCCGCGGTAAAGGGGGGGGAGTCAAGGTCGCGGCCGACCTAAATGAGGTCCGACAACTGGCCGAATCCATCCTGGGCATGACCCTGGTAACCCATCAGACCGGCCCGGAAGGCCGGGTGGTCAAGAAGGTCTTGGTGGAACAGGCTCTGGACATCAAGCAGGAGCTCTATCTGGGGATCGTCATCGACCGGGCCCAGGCCCGGCCGGTCATCATGATTAGCGCCGCCGGTGGCATGGAGATCGAGGAAGTGGCGGCCCGCACCCCGGAGTTGATTATCAAAGAAGCCATCGACCCGGCAGTCGGCCTGATGCCCTATCAGACCCGTAACCTGGCCTTTGGGGTGGGGCTGGAAGGCGGCCTGATTCGCACCGCCTCCGGTTTTATCACCAATCTCTACCGGATGTTTATGGCTTACGACTGCTCCCTGGTGGAAATCAACCCACTGGTAGTCACTACTGACGGTCAGATGCTGGCGTTGGACGCCAAGGTCAATTTCGACGATAACGCCCTGTATCGCCATAAGGAACTGCTGGAGCTGGAAGATCCGAATGAAATGGATCCCCTCGAACTGGAGGCCAAAAAACACAATCTCAACTATATCCGGTTGGATGGCACAGTGGGGGCGATGGTCAACGGCGCTGGCCTGGCCATGGCCACCATGGACCTGATCAAGCTGGCCGGAGCCGAACCGGCCAACTTCCTGGACGTCGGCGGCGGCGCCAGTGCCGATATGATAACCAACGGCTTCCGGATTATTCTGGGCGATCCGCGGGTCAAAGCCATTTTAATCAATATCTTCGGGGGCATCCTGCGCTGCGATGTCCTGGCCCAGGGGGTGCTGGAGGCGGTCAAACAGGTCCAGGTCCAGGTGCCGATCATCATCCGCCTGGAAGGCACCCACTGCGAGATCGGCCGCGATCTGTTGAAAGACTCCGGCCTGAATTTCACGGTGGCCAGCGATATGCTGGACGCGGCGCATAAAGTGGCGGCGTTGGCGAAATAGCCGGTGTCGTGGGGCGCATTCTCTAACGACTATTGGATAAGAGCAGAAGGCGACAAAATGAGCGTTTTGGTAGATAAAGATACTCGACTGGTGGTGCAAGGGATTACCGGCAAGGAAGGGTCGTTTCATACCCGGCAGTGTGTGGAATATGGCACGAACGTGGTGGCCGGGGTGACGCCGGGCAAAGGCGGCCAGCAGATGGACGACATCCCGGTTTTTAATACCGTGAAGCAGGCGGTGGCCCAGACCGGGGCCAATACTTCGATGATTTTTGTGCCGCCGGCCTTTGCCGCTGACGCCATCCTGGAGGCGGCGGAGGCCGGGATCAGGGTAATTGTCTGCATTACCGAGGGCATTCCCACCCTGGACATGGTAAAGGTGGCCCGCTATCTGGAGGGCACCGATATTCGGCTGATCGGCCCCAACTGCCCGGGGATCATCTCTCCGGGTCAGGCCAAGGTCGGCATCATGCCCGGTCCGATCCATCAACCGGGCCCCATCGGGTTGGTCTCCCGCAGCGGCACCCTGACCTATGAGGCGGTTTATCAGTTGACTTTGCAGGGGCTGGGGCAATCTACCTGCGTGGGCATCGGCGGCGATCCGATCATCGGCACCAGCTTTATTGATATGCTTCGATTGTTTCAGGCCGATCCCCAGACCACGGGCATTGTCTTAATCGGCGAGATCGGCGGCACGGCCGAGGAAGAGGCCGCGGCCTTAATCCAGACGCAGGTCACCAAGCCGGTGGTGGCCTTCATTGCCGGGCAGACCGCACCGCCGGGGAAACGCATGGGCCACGCCGGGGCCATCATTTCCGGAGGCAGCGGCAAGGCCGCGG
This genomic window from Deltaproteobacteria bacterium contains:
- the sucD gene encoding succinate--CoA ligase subunit alpha, which encodes MSVLVDKDTRLVVQGITGKEGSFHTRQCVEYGTNVVAGVTPGKGGQQMDDIPVFNTVKQAVAQTGANTSMIFVPPAFAADAILEAAEAGIRVIVCITEGIPTLDMVKVARYLEGTDIRLIGPNCPGIISPGQAKVGIMPGPIHQPGPIGLVSRSGTLTYEAVYQLTLQGLGQSTCVGIGGDPIIGTSFIDMLRLFQADPQTTGIVLIGEIGGTAEEEAAALIQTQVTKPVVAFIAGQTAPPGKRMGHAGAIISGGSGKAADKIAALEAAGVSVVRNIGELGAICKKVMGT
- a CDS encoding TIGR00282 family metallophosphoesterase is translated as MKIFFIGDIMGAPGRRAIAQLLHKVVDRYQIDLVVANGENVAGGIGITPVLADQLLGQGIDILTSGNHLWKHKEILPYLAANNRLLRPANYPPGTPGEGLTVVETAAGEPAAIINLEGRVFMSALDCPFRCADQVLATLPPQVRVILVDMHAEATSEKQALGWYLDGRVSAVIGTHTHVQTADERILPRGTGYLTDAGFTGSCDSVIGMKREVIIERFLTQRPQQFKVATQNIQLQGVVLTISPEGRCLDLTRIQLPLD
- the sucC gene encoding ADP-forming succinate--CoA ligase subunit beta, which translates into the protein MKIHEYQAKQLLQEFNVPIPQGGVAADPHEAYQVAEAIGGMTYVVKAQIHAGGRGKGGGVKVAADLNEVRQLAESILGMTLVTHQTGPEGRVVKKVLVEQALDIKQELYLGIVIDRAQARPVIMISAAGGMEIEEVAARTPELIIKEAIDPAVGLMPYQTRNLAFGVGLEGGLIRTASGFITNLYRMFMAYDCSLVEINPLVVTTDGQMLALDAKVNFDDNALYRHKELLELEDPNEMDPLELEAKKHNLNYIRLDGTVGAMVNGAGLAMATMDLIKLAGAEPANFLDVGGGASADMITNGFRIILGDPRVKAILINIFGGILRCDVLAQGVLEAVKQVQVQVPIIIRLEGTHCEIGRDLLKDSGLNFTVASDMLDAAHKVAALAK